One genomic segment of Aquipluma nitroreducens includes these proteins:
- a CDS encoding YggS family pyridoxal phosphate-dependent enzyme, whose amino-acid sequence MSIAENIDLVKANLPAQVQLIAVSKTKPIEMLVEAYRHGQRAFGENKVQELVGKFEALPKDIEWHFIGHMQTNKVKYIAPFIHLIHGVDSFKLLKTINTEAKKIDRIIPCLLQFHIAEEETKFGFSLAEVEEMLKSDEFKLLDHVKISGVMGMATYTDDENQIHKEFACLKTYFDQLKLGYFANKTEFKEISMGMSGDYLIAIEEGSTMVRIGSTIFGERNYNSET is encoded by the coding sequence ATGAGTATCGCAGAAAACATAGACCTCGTAAAAGCAAACCTACCGGCTCAGGTTCAGCTTATTGCCGTATCTAAAACCAAGCCGATTGAAATGCTTGTAGAAGCATACCGCCATGGACAACGGGCCTTTGGAGAAAACAAGGTTCAGGAATTGGTCGGAAAATTTGAGGCACTTCCGAAAGACATTGAATGGCATTTTATCGGCCATATGCAAACCAACAAAGTGAAATACATTGCCCCGTTTATCCATTTAATTCACGGCGTTGATTCGTTTAAACTGCTTAAAACCATCAATACTGAAGCAAAAAAAATAGACCGGATTATTCCCTGCCTGCTTCAGTTTCACATTGCTGAAGAAGAAACAAAATTTGGGTTCTCGCTGGCTGAGGTTGAAGAAATGCTGAAATCTGATGAATTTAAACTTCTGGATCACGTAAAAATTTCAGGAGTAATGGGAATGGCAACTTATACCGACGATGAAAATCAAATACACAAAGAATTTGCTTGCCTGAAAACCTATTTCGATCAGCTAAAACTGGGCTATTTTGCAAACAAAACCGAATTCAAGGAAATCTCAATGGGAATGTCGGGTGATTACCTGATTGCCATTGAAGAAGGAAGTACGATGGTCCGGATTGGAAGTACAATTTTTGGCGAAAGGAATTACAATTCTGAAACCTAA